Proteins from a single region of Candidatus Fermentibacter sp.:
- a CDS encoding phosphotransferase, which produces MISETGTLGMFEEWVRSRVGPVTGFTPLAGDASRRSFFRVVTQYESFIAMESGRIPMDSWVDINNLLHSRKFPVPELYFTDIPAGWAIMEDLGDTRLLDLPPAGYRKSLGDALELLERMQRELTQSECAESIAGRRHFTASFFAAELDHTLEHLFFRLLRVPPDEVKALQEHFRNLCALVSEGPRVFAHRDFHSANLMIRSGSVVMVDWQDARFGPPEYDLVSILRDSYVDIGSTWETLARKFLHSTGRSNLFRVAACACQRSLKAAGTFAYQYRAFERAGYLDSLPRTMRYLDDYSRLCPRLKPLVDDVYRILDTHTGEIDLTSFREADAPGFPGRPAHGA; this is translated from the coding sequence AGGAATGGGTGCGGAGCAGGGTGGGGCCCGTCACGGGATTCACCCCGCTGGCCGGCGACGCTTCCCGGCGGTCCTTCTTCCGCGTCGTGACGCAGTACGAGTCCTTCATAGCGATGGAGAGCGGCAGGATCCCGATGGACTCCTGGGTCGACATCAACAACCTCCTGCATTCCAGGAAGTTCCCGGTGCCCGAGCTCTACTTCACGGACATCCCCGCCGGCTGGGCCATCATGGAGGACCTGGGCGACACGAGGCTCCTGGATCTGCCTCCCGCAGGCTACAGGAAGTCGCTGGGCGACGCCCTCGAGCTCCTCGAGCGCATGCAGAGGGAGCTCACGCAGTCCGAATGCGCCGAGTCGATCGCGGGGAGGCGCCATTTCACCGCGAGCTTCTTCGCCGCCGAACTCGACCACACTCTCGAACACCTCTTCTTCAGGCTGCTCCGCGTCCCGCCCGACGAGGTTAAGGCTCTCCAGGAGCATTTCCGGAACCTCTGCGCGCTGGTTTCCGAAGGTCCGCGTGTCTTCGCCCACAGGGACTTCCACAGCGCCAACCTGATGATAAGGTCCGGCTCGGTAGTCATGGTGGACTGGCAGGACGCGCGGTTCGGCCCTCCCGAATACGACCTGGTGAGCATTCTGAGGGACAGCTACGTCGACATCGGCTCCACATGGGAGACCCTGGCGAGGAAGTTCCTGCACTCCACGGGGAGGTCGAACCTGTTCAGGGTCGCGGCCTGCGCCTGCCAGAGGAGCCTGAAGGCCGCCGGGACGTTCGCCTACCAGTACAGGGCCTTCGAGCGGGCCGGCTATCTCGACTCCCTGCCCAGGACCATGAGGTACCTCGATGACTACTCCAGGCTGTGCCCCAGGCTGAAGCCCCTGGTGGACGACGTGTACAGGATTCTCGACACCCATACCGGAGAGATCGACCTGACCTCCTTCAGGGAGGCCGACGCTCCCGGATTCCCGGGCAGACCCGCCCACGGAGCATGA
- the trpS gene encoding tryptophan--tRNA ligase, with product MKKRILTGDRPTGALHLGHLVGSLLNRAALQDQYETFIIVADVQALTTNFDRPDRLSDDVRQVALDNISAGLDPEKSVMFVQSMVPGIAELTVFFSMLVTVNRLRHNPTIKSEAGSYGYTDMTYGFLGYPVSQAADILFCRADLVPVGEDQLPHIEMTRFVAGRFNELYGPVFPEPEALVSRVPRLVGTDGSAKMSKSLGNCIHLSDEPAVVREKVMSAVTDPARIHKSDPGHPEICTIAAYHRAFDAQESQSVEESCRAGTIGCVACKKRMVEVLEALLYPMRERRAAFSGPGLIDEILVEGTKRACAEADETLGRVRRAMRIDYFGGRDA from the coding sequence ATGAAGAAGCGCATTCTCACGGGCGACAGGCCCACCGGAGCCCTCCACCTCGGTCATCTCGTGGGCTCACTTCTCAACAGGGCCGCCCTGCAGGACCAGTACGAGACTTTCATCATAGTCGCCGACGTGCAGGCGCTCACGACCAACTTCGACAGGCCGGACCGCCTTTCGGACGACGTCAGGCAGGTGGCCCTGGACAACATCTCGGCCGGGCTCGACCCGGAGAAGTCGGTCATGTTCGTGCAGAGCATGGTCCCGGGGATCGCCGAGCTGACCGTTTTCTTCTCCATGCTCGTCACGGTGAACAGGCTCAGGCACAACCCCACGATCAAGTCCGAGGCCGGCTCGTACGGATATACCGACATGACCTACGGCTTCCTGGGGTATCCCGTCAGCCAGGCGGCGGACATCCTCTTCTGCAGGGCCGACCTTGTGCCGGTGGGGGAGGACCAGCTCCCGCACATCGAGATGACCAGGTTCGTGGCCGGGAGGTTCAACGAGCTCTACGGCCCCGTCTTCCCCGAGCCCGAGGCTCTCGTCAGCCGCGTTCCGAGGCTCGTGGGCACGGACGGTTCCGCCAAGATGTCCAAGTCCCTCGGCAACTGCATCCATCTCTCCGACGAGCCGGCCGTCGTGCGCGAGAAGGTGATGTCGGCCGTCACGGATCCCGCGCGGATACACAAGTCCGATCCCGGCCATCCCGAGATCTGCACGATAGCTGCGTACCACAGGGCGTTCGATGCGCAGGAGTCGCAGTCCGTCGAGGAGAGCTGCAGGGCGGGCACCATCGGTTGCGTGGCGTGCAAGAAGCGGATGGTCGAGGTCCTGGAGGCCCTGCTCTACCCGATGCGCGAGAGGCGGGCCGCCTTCTCCGGGCCGGGCCTGATCGACGAGATCCTGGTCGAGGGCACGAAGAGGGCCTGCGCCGAGGCGGACGAGACGCTCGGCCGGGTCCGCCGGGCCATGAGGATAGACTACTTCGGAGGGCGGGATGCTTAG
- the cysS gene encoding cysteine--tRNA ligase, with translation MLRLHDTLTGSTRDFEPLSPPSAGVYVCGPTVYGDSHLGHAKSYVSFDVLVRFMRHEGYRVRYVQNITDVGHLSENSETGDDKLQRQARLERLEPMEIAEKYTRSYFEDMDRLGNLRPDISPRASGHIPEQIELVRALIEKGHAYQAGGNVYFSVRSFPGYGRLSGRRPDDLVAGARVEVQADKRDPLDFALWKEADAGHILKWRSPWGWGFPGWHLECSAMAMRYLGETIDIHGGGLENVFPHHESEIAQSEAATGRQFARFWLHNNMVTIDGQKMGKSLGNARSLKEMFERYEPMTIRLYILRSHYRSPLDFSDEGLSSAASALGRIRDLASRLGPSDPGSPPPGSALQFVEEAATAFTGRLSDDLDTPGAVAVLFEYVRKCNQALETGVEPGQRAAMSGGLSLMACELLGLSARAASGSSDTEPLLLGLLSEYRSMLRERKLFAEADGMRDALAAGGYSVKDMPGGRSLIERISRAL, from the coding sequence ATGCTTAGGCTCCACGACACGCTTACAGGCTCCACCAGGGACTTCGAGCCCCTGTCGCCCCCTTCGGCCGGAGTCTACGTCTGCGGGCCGACGGTCTACGGCGACAGCCACCTCGGTCACGCGAAGAGCTACGTCTCCTTCGACGTCCTGGTGAGGTTCATGAGGCATGAAGGCTACCGGGTCAGGTATGTGCAGAACATCACCGACGTGGGTCACCTGTCCGAGAACTCAGAGACGGGCGACGACAAGCTCCAGAGGCAGGCCAGGCTCGAGAGGCTCGAGCCCATGGAGATAGCCGAGAAGTACACCAGGTCCTACTTCGAGGACATGGACAGGCTGGGGAACCTCCGGCCCGACATCTCGCCCCGCGCCTCCGGGCACATCCCGGAGCAGATCGAGCTGGTGAGGGCGCTCATCGAGAAGGGGCACGCGTACCAGGCCGGGGGGAACGTCTATTTCTCCGTCAGGAGCTTCCCCGGCTACGGCAGGCTGTCGGGTCGCAGGCCCGACGATCTCGTCGCGGGAGCCAGGGTCGAGGTCCAGGCCGACAAGCGCGATCCGCTCGACTTCGCCCTCTGGAAGGAGGCCGACGCGGGGCACATCCTGAAGTGGCGCTCGCCCTGGGGCTGGGGCTTCCCGGGATGGCACCTCGAATGCTCTGCGATGGCCATGCGCTACCTCGGCGAGACCATCGACATCCACGGGGGAGGGCTGGAGAACGTCTTCCCGCATCACGAGTCCGAGATAGCCCAGAGCGAGGCCGCGACCGGGAGGCAGTTCGCGAGATTCTGGCTCCACAACAACATGGTGACGATCGACGGCCAGAAGATGGGCAAGAGCCTCGGGAACGCCCGTTCGCTCAAGGAGATGTTCGAGCGGTACGAACCCATGACCATCCGGCTCTACATCCTGCGCAGCCACTACCGCAGCCCTCTGGATTTCTCCGACGAGGGGCTGTCGTCCGCCGCGAGCGCCCTTGGGAGGATCCGCGACCTGGCCTCGAGGCTGGGACCGTCCGATCCCGGCAGCCCGCCGCCCGGTTCCGCGCTCCAGTTCGTGGAGGAGGCCGCGACCGCATTCACGGGCAGGCTCTCGGACGACCTGGACACGCCCGGAGCCGTGGCCGTGCTGTTCGAGTACGTCAGGAAGTGCAACCAGGCGCTGGAGACAGGTGTCGAGCCGGGTCAGAGGGCCGCGATGTCGGGCGGGCTCTCGCTGATGGCCTGCGAACTGCTGGGCCTCTCGGCCAGGGCGGCATCCGGATCCTCCGATACGGAGCCCCTCCTGCTCGGACTGCTGTCCGAATACAGGTCAATGCTCAGGGAGCGGAAGCTGTTCGCAGAGGCCGACGGGATGCGCGACGCCCTGGCCGCCGGGGGCTACTCGGTGAAGGACATGCCCGGCGGCAGGAGCCTGATCGAGAGGATCAGCCGCGCTCTCTGA
- the rpsT gene encoding 30S ribosomal protein S20, which produces MARSASAAKNMRKDARRHLQIKSQLRTLRTAMRRVREASTTEEGAEAMKTAQCLLDRAGRKRIMHPNTADRLKSRLAARIRERG; this is translated from the coding sequence TTGGCAAGGAGCGCCAGTGCGGCCAAGAACATGAGGAAGGATGCCAGGAGGCATCTCCAGATCAAGAGCCAGCTCCGCACGCTCAGGACCGCGATGCGCCGCGTGCGCGAGGCCTCTACGACCGAAGAGGGCGCCGAGGCGATGAAGACCGCCCAGTGCCTGCTCGACAGGGCCGGCCGCAAGCGGATAATGCACCCGAACACAGCCGACCGCCTCAAGAGCCGTCTCGCGGCCAGGATCAGAGAGCGCGGCTGA